The proteins below come from a single Mus musculus strain C57BL/6J chromosome 5, GRCm38.p6 C57BL/6J genomic window:
- the Gm42166 gene encoding uncharacterized protein Gm42166 — translation MAMQLHMLRKPEAMWTNSHTPHTKGIKQKSRSQEPTLPNKLEADYTGTQPGDGPRRAGCTCGPSALPPGAEGGAQGSPPFPAPTREHPEWPTRSGTEADGEAFLQKFKGSSRRLRANQARHQTPTSWRTRSHRDRQSPPLRSRARRPRRERGSRHPARAGPKAKQCPSTGWGGLVALPAPGSRSPPEFPIAAPGAAVLPRGAERPDVCAPRGRSTCALPARVDRRAPTFAGSPGRACGSLGGGGRRRHHLRRAAAAPGRAPEARGALDPESAAPPAAATSKRGGGAGAPRAAAAAATGAAAHDSVTRGIRQSVTWTPGPCRRRSSGTNRSLRAPRLAGSQPMGRARASM, via the coding sequence AATCAAGCAGAAGTCCCGTTCCCAAGAGCCCACGCTTCCAAACAAGCTAGAAGCGGATTATACCGGTACCCAACCCGGAGATGGCCCGCGGCGCGCAGGGTGCACCTGCGGCCCCAGTGCCCTCCCCCCGGGCGCGGAGGGCGGGGCGCAgggctcccctcccttccccgccCCAACCCGCGAGCACCCCGAGTGGCCCACCCGGAGCGGGACGGAGGCGGATGGGGAAGCGTTTCTGCAGAAGTTCAAGGGCTCCTCTCGCCGGCTCCGGGCCAACCAGGCCAGACACCAGACACCCACCTCCTGGAGGACTCGGAGCCACCGCGATAGGCAATCTCCGCCCCTGCGTTCGCGCGCACGGAGGCCGAGGCGGGAGCGCGGCAGCCGGCACCCGGCCCGCGCAGGGCCCAAAGCGAAACAATGTCCCAGCACGGGGTGGGGGGGCTTGGTCGCACTCCCCGCCCCAGGGTCCCGAAGCCCTCCGGAGTTCCCGATCGCAGCCCCGGGAGCAGCCGTGCTCCCCCGCGGCGCCGAGAGGCCGGACGTCTGCGCGCCCCGGGGCCGCTCCACCTGCGCCCTCCCGGCCAGGGTGGACCGACGCGCACCCACCTTCGCGGGCAGCCCGGGCCGCGCGTGCGGGAGCTTAGGCGGAGGCGGGAGGCGGCGGCATCACCTGCGGCGGGCGGCGGCTGCACCGGGACGCGCCCCGGAGGCGCGCGGCGCCCTGGACCCTGAGTCCGCGGCCCCGCCCGCGGCTGCCACCTCTAAGCGCGGCGGAGGAGCCGGGGCACCCcgggcggcggcagcggcggcgacGGGAGCAGCAGCACATGACTCTGTAACGAGGGGAATTAGACAAAGCGTAACATGGACTCCAGGCCCGTGCAGGCGCCGCAGCTCTGGGACCAACCGCAGCCTGCGAGCGCCGCGACTGGCCGGGTCGCAGCCAATGGGGCGGGCCCGGGCCTCCATGTGA